In Euphorbia lathyris chromosome 9, ddEupLath1.1, whole genome shotgun sequence, the following are encoded in one genomic region:
- the LOC136205890 gene encoding uncharacterized protein, translating into MGDARRVWVNLKERFAQSDVFRIAALQGEIYTLKQGNKSVSDYFTRMQMLWDEYISIKDIPECVCEGCVCNALNTIRKNRDADQMVCFLKGLNDAFATVRSQIMVTDPIPNINKVFSLIVQHECQSQASDATNLGQDLLALVQNPKNQNNDLQDLIAFVQNTRGNRKFGSNGQKCTHCGFKNHTVDSCYKKHGYPPGYKFKSKVNRANLVGAEDDTENNSSGILGAAPASLNPAMNQLSNDQIQQLLKLLPSSSNTSHINCATASICPVTNVTEAYTDEEDDWFS; encoded by the exons ATGGGAGATGCAAGAAGAGTTTGGGTCAATCTTAAGGAAAGATTCGCGCAGTCTGATGTTTTCCGTATAGCAGCGCTTCAGGGAGAAATCTATACTCTAAAACAAGGTAACAAATCGGTATCAGATTATTTCACTCGGATGCAGATGCTTTGGGACGAATATATCTCCATTAAGGATATTCCTGAATGTGTATGCGAAGGTTGCGTTTGTAACGCGTTGAATACTATCAGGAAAAACAGGGATGCGGATCAAATGGTTTGTTTCCTAAAAGGGCTGAACGATGCCTTTGCTACTGTTAGATCTCAAATTATGGTCACCGATCCCATTCCAAACATCAACAAGGTTTTCTCATTGATTGTTCAACACGAATGCCAGAGTCAAGCCTCAGATGCTACTAATCTTGGTCAAGACCTGTTAGCATTAGTTCAGAACCCCAAGAACCAGAATAATGATCTTCAAGATCTTATTGCTTTTGTACAAAACACAAGGGGCAACAGGAAGTTCGGGTCAAATGGCCAGAAGTGTACTCATTGTGGATTCAAGAACCATACAGTGGATAGTTGCTACAAGAAGCATGGATACCCACCGGGTTACAAATTCAAGAGCAAGGTCAATAGAGCAAATCTTGTTGGTGCTGAAGATGATACGGAGAACAACTCAAGCGGGATTTTGGGAGCAGCTCCAGCCAGCCTCAATCCAGCAATGAATCAACTCTCAAATGATCAGATTCAACAACTGTTGAAGCTTCTTCCATCATCCAGTAATACCTCGCACATCAATTGTGCAACTGCATCCATCTGCCCTGTGACAAATGTCACTGAAG CATATACAGACGAAGAAGATGATTGGTTTAGCTAA